A part of Vigna radiata var. radiata cultivar VC1973A unplaced genomic scaffold, Vradiata_ver6 scaffold_253, whole genome shotgun sequence genomic DNA contains:
- the LOC111241245 gene encoding uncharacterized protein LOC111241245 isoform X2 codes for MPKSKWGENMNKVGVAKFCFEMDLSPKRRGCEMEAEGVRKKIVSFLKKNCQPRHPSPKLSRNLKGFEPPHPILHSNTSETPSLSPHLLAWGWGHLPRTRHAAAPLRQPPRPPGQPWRRRRYRFHPASHRATTFSLPLRLAQPSTEPTPPRDHVPPSSGRYRWLRSPLGILPASREPIMA; via the exons ATGCCCAAGTCGAAATGGGGTGAAAATATGAACAAAGTGGGTGTAGcaaagttttgttttgaaatggACTTGAGCCCAAAGAGAAGGGGGTGCGAAATGGAAGCAGAGGGGGTGCGgaagaaaattgtttcttttttaaaaaaaaattgccagCCCAGGCACCCAAGCCCAAAGCTATCTAGAAACCTCAAGGGGTTCGAACCTCCTCACCCCATTCTCCACTCCAACACCTCAGAGACTCCAAGTCTTTCTCCGCACCTACTTGCCTGGGGTTGGGGTCACCTCCCCCGAACGCGTCATGCCGCCGCTCCCCTCCGACAGCCACCGCGTCCACCCGGCCAGCCTTGGCGACGCCGGCGTTATCGCTTCCATCCGGCCAGCCACCGCGCCACCACCTTCTCTCTCCCTCTTCGTCTCGCACAGCCATCCACTGAGCCAACACCGCCGCGCGACCACGTTCCGCCAAGCTCTGGCCGTTATCGGTGGCTCCGGTCACCGCTAGGAATCCTACCGGCGTCAAG GGAGCCGATCATGGCGTAA
- the LOC111241245 gene encoding uncharacterized protein LOC111241245 isoform X1, translating into MPKSKWGENMNKVGVAKFCFEMDLSPKRRGCEMEAEGVRKKIVSFLKKNCQPRHPSPKLSRNLKGFEPPHPILHSNTSETPSLSPHLLAWGWGHLPRTRHAAAPLRQPPRPPGQPWRRRRYRFHPASHRATTFSLPLRLAQPSTEPTPPRDHVPPSSGRYRWLRSPLGILPASRQLSPYSPFSIPGWDGVRMGEWNGSGEDENTVLLFFLSVVSFWEPIMA; encoded by the exons ATGCCCAAGTCGAAATGGGGTGAAAATATGAACAAAGTGGGTGTAGcaaagttttgttttgaaatggACTTGAGCCCAAAGAGAAGGGGGTGCGAAATGGAAGCAGAGGGGGTGCGgaagaaaattgtttcttttttaaaaaaaaattgccagCCCAGGCACCCAAGCCCAAAGCTATCTAGAAACCTCAAGGGGTTCGAACCTCCTCACCCCATTCTCCACTCCAACACCTCAGAGACTCCAAGTCTTTCTCCGCACCTACTTGCCTGGGGTTGGGGTCACCTCCCCCGAACGCGTCATGCCGCCGCTCCCCTCCGACAGCCACCGCGTCCACCCGGCCAGCCTTGGCGACGCCGGCGTTATCGCTTCCATCCGGCCAGCCACCGCGCCACCACCTTCTCTCTCCCTCTTCGTCTCGCACAGCCATCCACTGAGCCAACACCGCCGCGCGACCACGTTCCGCCAAGCTCTGGCCGTTATCGGTGGCTCCGGTCACCGCTAGGAATCCTACCGGCGTCAAGGCAACTATCCCCCTATTCGCCCTTTTCTATTCCGGGTTGGGATGGGGTTCGAATGGGTGAATGGAATGGTTCTGGTGAAGATGAAAATactgttttgttatttttcctttctgttGTATCTTTCTG GGAGCCGATCATGGCGTAA
- the LOC106755370 gene encoding dihydroorotase, mitochondrial, whose amino-acid sequence MELTITQPDDWHLHLRDGSLLEAVLPHSAKNFGRAIVMPNLKPPITTTSAAVTYRESILKAIPTDSNFTPLMTLYLTDLTTPDEIKLAKKSGLVYGVKLYPAGATTNSQDGVTDLFGNCFSVLEEMVEQNLPLLVHGEVTNSDVDIFDREKVFIETILQPLVQRLPKLKVVMEHITTADAVKFVESCKEGXVAATVTPQHLLLNRNALFQGGLQPHNYCLPVLKREIHRQAIVSAVTSGSKRFFLGTDSAPHDRRRKECSCGCAGIYNSPVALSLYAKVFEEAGALDKLEAFTSFNGPDFYGLPRNKSKIKLRKAPWKVPDCFSFPIGDIVPMFAGENLEWEALPC is encoded by the exons ATGGAGCTCACTATTACGCAACCTGATGATTGGCATCTTCACCTTCGTGATGGTTCTCTTCTTGAAGCTGTCCTCCCTCACAG TGCTAAGAATTTTGGAAGGGCTATTGTGATGCCAAATTTGAAACCACCCATCACTACCACATCTGCCGCTGTCACTTATCGAGAGTCCATTTTGAAAGCAATACCTACAGATAGCAACTTCACTCCTCTCATGACACTTTACCTCACAGACTTGACTACGCCCGATGAGATTAAACTTGCAA AAAAAAGTGGACTTGTGTATGGTGTGAAGTTGTATCCTGCTGGTGCCACTACGAATTCCCAAGATGGTGTTACAGATCTTTTTGGAAATTGTTTTTCTGTTCTCGAGGAAATGGTTGAGCAAAATTTACCATTATTG GTTCACGGAGAGGTTACAAATTCAGATGTAGATATTTTTGACCGAGAAAAGGTCTTTATTGAAACAATTTTGCAGCCTTTAGTTCAAAGGCTTCCAAAGCTGAAGGTTGTAATGGAGCATATTACTACTGCAGATGCTGTTAAATTTGTAGAGTCTTGCAAAGAAG GTTTNGTAGCAGCAACCGTAACACCACAACATCTTCTTCTGAATCGTAATGCTTTGTTCCAAGGTGGCTTACAGCCTCACAATTACTGTCTTCCAGTGCTCAAAAGAGAGATCCATA gACAGGCTATTGTTTCGGCTGTTACTAGTGGAAGTAAACGATTTTTCCTTGGAACTGATAGTGCACCACATGATAGGCGAAGAAAGGAATGTTCATGTGGATGTGCTGGGATATACAACTCCCCGGTAGCTCTATCACTATATGCCAAGGTTTTTGAAGAG GCCGGGGCACTTGATAAGCTGGAGGCTTTTACAAGCTTTAATGGGCCTGACTTCTATGGCCTCCCCAGAAATAAGTCAAAGATTAAACTGAGGAAAGCTCCTTGGAAAGTACCtgattgtttttcatttccaaTTGGAGACATTGTTCCcatgtttgctggtgaaaaccTTGAATGGGAGGCATTGCCTTGTTGA